A stretch of Channa argus isolate prfri chromosome 16, Channa argus male v1.0, whole genome shotgun sequence DNA encodes these proteins:
- the id2a gene encoding DNA-binding protein inhibitor ID-2a isoform X1, with protein sequence MKAISPVRSFRKNSANLSEHSLGISRSKTPVDDPLSLLYNMNDCYSKLKELVPSIPQNKNVSKMEILQHVIDYILDLQIALDSSVALTSLHHPARPGQAPSRTPLTTLNTDISILSLQVFGQDAKTHRTWGAGLSPSNLCPPGLDFSFFFLFSPSEAEIKRLLLIMGQSYVMCFLFGHFNII encoded by the exons ATGAAAGCAATAAGCCCCGTTCGGTCCTTCCGGAAAAACAGCGCGAATTTATCAGAGCACTCCTTGGGAATCTCTCGGAGCAAGACCCCGGTGGACGACCCGCTCAGCCTGCTTTACAACATGAACGACTGCTACTCCAAGCTGAAGGAGCTGGTGCCGAGCATCCCCCAGAACAAGAACGTCAGCAAGATGGAAATCCTGCAGCATGTCATCGACTACATCCTGGACCTGCAGATTGCGCTGGACTCCAGTGTCGCACTAACCAGCCTGCATCACCCTGCGCGACCGGGGCAGGCTCCATCCAGGACCCCTCTGACCACCCTCAATACAGATATCAGCATCTTGTCATTACAG GTGTTTGGTCAAGacgcaaaaacacacaggaccTGGGGAGCAGGACTTTCCCCCTCCAACCTCTGTCCTCCAGGcctggatttttcttttttctttcttttttctccttctgaaGCTGAAATCAAGAGACTTTTGCTTATTATGGGACAATCTTATgtgatgtgttttctgtttggaCACTTCAATATTATTTAa
- the id2a gene encoding DNA-binding protein inhibitor ID-2a isoform X2 produces the protein MKAISPVRSFRKNSANLSEHSLGISRSKTPVDDPLSLLYNMNDCYSKLKELVPSIPQNKNVSKMEILQHVIDYILDLQIALDSSVALTSLHHPARPGQAPSRTPLTTLNTDISILSLQSPELPSELMTDDSRTLHR, from the exons ATGAAAGCAATAAGCCCCGTTCGGTCCTTCCGGAAAAACAGCGCGAATTTATCAGAGCACTCCTTGGGAATCTCTCGGAGCAAGACCCCGGTGGACGACCCGCTCAGCCTGCTTTACAACATGAACGACTGCTACTCCAAGCTGAAGGAGCTGGTGCCGAGCATCCCCCAGAACAAGAACGTCAGCAAGATGGAAATCCTGCAGCATGTCATCGACTACATCCTGGACCTGCAGATTGCGCTGGACTCCAGTGTCGCACTAACCAGCCTGCATCACCCTGCGCGACCGGGGCAGGCTCCATCCAGGACCCCTCTGACCACCCTCAATACAGATATCAGCATCTTGTCATTACAG tcccCGGAGTTGCCATCAGAGCTGATGACAGATGACAGCCGGACTCTGCATCGTTAA